A genome region from Vallitalea okinawensis includes the following:
- a CDS encoding AraC family transcriptional regulator, whose product MDLLELDKYLRELNIFEKKVLSLKQNYAINDRDKKMKLFYANDLKESQWTIESKKFLKDDEMIGIHKHDRFIKFDTHKHDYLEMIYVYSGSIRQTIGQSQIEVKAGEIIILDLNISHSIEPAMKGDIAANILIKKEFFDWIVMSQLADNDIISDFIVKTMYDKRIYKSYLHFHTSDNHKVQNLMKSLLCEFYDPSFCTETVIKSYMMLIFTELLRMHKKSFSKISKQRFNTAIETEITRYLRKEYKEVSIKKLAEHFNFNPDYLGKIIKQTTGKTFTDLLQDIRMKQACLLLEKSDYPINEIIKEIGYSNKSYFYRIFKRQYELTPDEYRTKYFKGQ is encoded by the coding sequence TTGGATTTACTGGAGCTAGACAAGTATCTAAGAGAACTCAATATCTTTGAAAAAAAAGTGCTTTCACTTAAACAGAATTATGCAATTAATGATCGTGATAAGAAAATGAAGCTTTTCTATGCCAATGATCTAAAAGAAAGTCAATGGACAATAGAAAGCAAGAAGTTCTTAAAAGATGATGAAATGATTGGCATTCATAAGCATGATCGATTCATTAAGTTTGATACACATAAACATGACTACTTAGAAATGATTTATGTGTACTCAGGTTCCATAAGACAAACAATAGGACAATCACAGATTGAAGTTAAGGCTGGAGAAATAATTATACTTGACTTAAATATATCTCATTCAATTGAGCCCGCTATGAAGGGCGATATTGCAGCCAATATTCTTATTAAAAAGGAATTCTTTGATTGGATTGTTATGAGCCAGCTTGCTGATAATGATATTATCTCTGATTTTATCGTAAAAACTATGTATGATAAGAGAATTTATAAAAGCTATTTACATTTTCATACATCGGATAATCATAAGGTACAAAACTTAATGAAAAGCTTATTGTGCGAATTTTATGACCCCTCATTCTGTACGGAAACAGTTATCAAATCCTATATGATGCTTATATTTACTGAACTGCTAAGAATGCATAAAAAGAGTTTTAGTAAAATCTCAAAACAACGATTCAATACGGCTATTGAAACAGAAATAACCAGATATTTAAGAAAAGAATATAAAGAAGTCTCTATTAAGAAGTTAGCTGAGCATTTCAATTTTAATCCAGATTATTTAGGTAAAATTATTAAGCAAACTACAGGTAAAACCTTCACGGATTTACTGCAAGATATCCGAATGAAACAAGCATGCTTACTACTTGAAAAATCCGATTACCCCATAAATGAAATTATTAAAGAAATAGGGTATTCTAATAAGAGCTATTTTTATAGAATTTTTAAGAGGCAATATGAATTAACACCTGATGAATATAGAACGAAATACTTTAAAGGTCAATGA
- a CDS encoding alpha-L-rhamnosidase-related protein, with amino-acid sequence MIYFDQAQPVWGEGLVTEKNITIGLRATVQVKKDDQVDFHIASSGIFRIFINGRFAGHGPARGPHDYYRVDQLDLSLCMMEGKNVIAIEAVCYNVNSYYLLDQPAFIQVEVFLNGQSVIATRDKEKSFEAMLLGERVQKVQRYSFQRPFSEVYHLTQGYSDWRRDLSIPVKGITLERVEEKKLIDRRVSYSKFNKLFPEALQSQGKIVEKTQEVIWKDRSLINISPKLKGYKENELDEKITDEHQKYQSTNKILLSGEQSQYKSVDLKECEYIIYKMSHNNTGFIGAQLKCTQDTTIYFTFDEIMDDEGLDIDFKRMGCANIIKCYLKKGIYEFESFEPYTFKYLKVWATKECAVQEIYLREYVNSDIDEVEFKCSNDSINKIFEAGLSTFAQNAVDIYMDCPSRERAGWLCDSFFTGRVEYDLTGESAIEKNFLENFIIPPSFNGLPDGMLPMCYPADHYDEVFIPNWSMWFILELEEYYKRAGDYELVNKVKEKIYSLLTYLDKFKNEDGLLENLESWIFVEWSKSNEFVQDVNYPTNMLYAQALEVAGHLYEDDTLIREGQQIKEVIRRQAFNRKFFIDNALRVDGVLQPTDNITETCQYYAFFFGVATKERYPDLFDTLLSQLGPNRVEGQRQEIHPSNAFIGNYLRLEVLSHYGQHKQVIKELEDYFFYMAEKTGTLWENKETTASCNHGFASHVIRCIYRDGAGIREVNNKEKTIIIDHDHINLEEFQLTLPTEKSNLKIKYENGVFELENDKEGYVIKDTKNKVLIK; translated from the coding sequence ATGATATATTTTGATCAAGCACAGCCAGTCTGGGGAGAAGGCTTAGTTACAGAAAAAAATATAACAATCGGTCTGAGAGCTACAGTCCAGGTTAAGAAAGATGACCAAGTAGACTTTCACATAGCGAGCTCAGGGATTTTTAGGATATTTATTAATGGTAGATTCGCAGGACATGGACCGGCGAGAGGTCCTCATGATTATTACCGTGTTGACCAGCTTGATTTGAGCCTATGTATGATGGAAGGTAAAAATGTTATAGCCATTGAAGCAGTATGTTATAACGTCAATAGCTATTATCTTTTAGATCAACCAGCATTTATACAAGTGGAAGTATTCCTCAATGGCCAATCAGTCATAGCAACAAGGGATAAGGAAAAAAGCTTTGAGGCTATGCTTCTAGGTGAGCGAGTGCAAAAAGTACAGCGTTATAGTTTTCAAAGACCCTTTTCAGAAGTATATCATCTAACCCAAGGGTATTCAGATTGGCGAAGAGATTTATCTATTCCTGTTAAAGGAATTACGTTAGAAAGGGTCGAAGAGAAAAAACTTATTGATAGGAGAGTCTCTTATTCTAAATTTAATAAACTATTTCCAGAAGCTTTACAATCTCAAGGTAAGATAGTGGAAAAGACACAAGAGGTGATTTGGAAAGACAGATCCCTTATCAATATAAGCCCAAAACTAAAGGGGTATAAAGAGAATGAACTGGATGAAAAGATTACAGATGAGCATCAGAAGTACCAATCAACGAACAAAATATTGTTATCAGGAGAGCAATCACAGTATAAATCTGTGGATCTTAAAGAATGTGAATATATTATTTATAAGATGTCCCATAACAATACAGGCTTTATAGGAGCTCAACTAAAATGTACACAAGATACTACAATTTATTTTACATTTGATGAAATTATGGATGATGAGGGTTTAGATATTGATTTTAAAAGAATGGGCTGTGCTAATATTATTAAATGTTACTTGAAAAAGGGAATTTATGAGTTTGAATCATTTGAACCATATACGTTTAAATATTTGAAGGTTTGGGCAACTAAAGAGTGCGCAGTCCAAGAAATTTATCTTAGAGAATATGTTAATTCAGATATAGATGAGGTTGAGTTCAAATGCAGCAATGACAGTATTAATAAAATATTTGAAGCAGGGTTATCCACTTTTGCACAAAATGCTGTGGATATCTATATGGATTGCCCGTCAAGAGAAAGAGCTGGGTGGTTATGCGATAGTTTCTTCACTGGAAGAGTTGAGTACGATCTTACAGGAGAATCTGCTATAGAGAAGAACTTTTTAGAGAATTTCATTATACCTCCATCTTTTAATGGCTTGCCAGATGGGATGCTACCCATGTGTTACCCAGCAGATCATTATGATGAAGTATTTATCCCCAACTGGTCCATGTGGTTTATACTAGAGTTGGAAGAATATTATAAGCGAGCAGGTGATTATGAATTAGTGAACAAAGTCAAAGAAAAAATTTATAGTCTATTAACTTATCTTGATAAGTTCAAGAACGAGGATGGGTTATTAGAAAATCTAGAAAGCTGGATTTTCGTTGAATGGTCAAAGTCTAATGAATTTGTACAGGATGTTAATTATCCAACTAATATGCTCTATGCTCAAGCTCTAGAAGTAGCAGGACATCTATATGAAGATGATACCTTAATAAGAGAAGGTCAACAAATTAAAGAAGTTATTCGCCGGCAGGCGTTTAATCGTAAGTTCTTTATAGATAATGCATTGCGAGTAGATGGGGTATTACAACCAACAGACAATATAACAGAAACATGCCAATATTATGCTTTCTTCTTTGGGGTGGCTACGAAGGAACGCTATCCAGATTTATTTGATACTTTGTTAAGTCAGTTAGGTCCTAATAGAGTAGAAGGACAGCGACAGGAGATTCATCCTTCTAATGCATTTATAGGTAACTACTTACGATTGGAAGTTTTATCACACTACGGGCAGCATAAGCAAGTAATAAAGGAACTAGAAGATTATTTCTTTTATATGGCAGAGAAAACAGGTACGCTGTGGGAAAATAAAGAAACGACAGCAAGTTGTAATCATGGGTTCGCTTCTCATGTCATCAGGTGTATTTACCGTGATGGGGCAGGTATTAGAGAAGTGAATAATAAGGAGAAGACTATTATAATAGATCATGATCATATCAATCTAGAAGAGTTCCAGCTAACGTTACCAACTGAAAAGTCTAATTTAAAAATCAAGTACGAAAATGGAGTATTTGAGCTAGAAAACGATAAAGAAGGCTATGTTATAAAGGATACAAAGAATAAAGTGTTAATAAAATAA